The Streptomyces tendae genome has a window encoding:
- a CDS encoding alpha-galactosidase: protein MTEQRWTLRTDRTSYTVRLSPDGPWAELDAWGPHGCEDGPSALDWSRRTHFLTPADAAPAEYLPYGMRPFTGSDLVASRPGGERGVWWEFSGAEEGEGSLRLAFTDNVLGLRTVLCYATVPGTDVVLRWTEHTCTGDEPLRLERFDSAAVNVPAADGVRLTYLTGQWSQEFQLTQLDLTRGTFTMGSVQGVPGHAYAPWLAVQDRTAPQDGPAPAYGVALEWPGNWHITAEAEPGGAVRVRAGRVPHEGAVPLAPGDTLTTPRLACAFSPEGLDGLSRVQHRYERRLSGERLHRTRKVLYNSWEATGFDVDAAGQLELAEAAAGIGAELFVVDDGWFTGRDDDTGGLGDWYPDPKAFPEGFDRFVADVRALGLDFGLWVEPEAVSPGSRLHAEHPEWVYRIEDRPARLVRNQLLLDLGRADVQEFVTGTLDRLLTAYDISYLKWDMNRPPTERGRPGSGPADRLDLDAAHVTGYLRVLDHLRTAHPHVTVEGCAGGGGRVDHATLARTDVVWPSDNTAPLDRLRIQFGFLHAHAPHVMSSWVTDAPGLFDPRPRSLAFRFVTALCGVLGIGADLRTWGPEQRAEAARWIARYKEVRDVVHHGEARLLATPDDPACGIQYDAPDGDRTVVAAFGTGRLDGAPLVPGRPARLRLRALDPHARYRDTRTGTTYGGAHLLHYGLPFAWSAGHDAELVVLTRH, encoded by the coding sequence GTGACCGAACAACGCTGGACCTTGCGCACCGACCGTACGAGCTACACCGTCCGGCTCTCCCCGGACGGCCCGTGGGCCGAACTCGACGCCTGGGGCCCGCACGGCTGCGAGGACGGCCCGTCCGCCCTCGACTGGTCCCGGCGCACCCACTTCCTCACCCCCGCCGACGCGGCACCGGCCGAGTATCTGCCGTACGGGATGCGCCCGTTCACCGGGTCCGACCTCGTGGCCTCCCGCCCCGGCGGTGAGCGCGGGGTGTGGTGGGAGTTCTCCGGCGCCGAAGAGGGGGAGGGCTCGCTGCGGCTGGCCTTCACCGACAACGTCCTCGGACTGCGCACGGTCCTGTGCTACGCCACCGTCCCGGGCACCGACGTCGTACTGCGCTGGACCGAGCACACGTGCACCGGTGACGAGCCGCTGCGCCTGGAGCGCTTCGACTCGGCCGCCGTCAACGTCCCCGCGGCCGACGGGGTGCGACTGACCTACCTCACCGGCCAGTGGTCGCAGGAGTTCCAGCTCACTCAGCTCGACCTGACCCGGGGCACGTTCACCATGGGCAGCGTCCAGGGAGTGCCCGGACACGCCTACGCGCCCTGGCTCGCCGTGCAGGACCGCACCGCACCGCAGGACGGCCCGGCACCCGCGTACGGCGTGGCCCTTGAGTGGCCGGGCAACTGGCACATCACCGCCGAGGCCGAACCGGGCGGAGCCGTCCGCGTCCGCGCCGGACGCGTCCCGCACGAGGGGGCGGTGCCGCTCGCCCCCGGCGACACCCTCACCACCCCCCGGCTGGCGTGCGCGTTCAGCCCCGAGGGACTCGACGGACTGTCCCGCGTCCAGCACCGCTACGAACGCCGGCTCAGCGGTGAACGCCTCCACCGCACCCGCAAGGTGCTCTACAACTCCTGGGAGGCCACCGGCTTCGACGTCGACGCCGCCGGACAGCTCGAACTGGCGGAGGCCGCCGCCGGCATCGGCGCGGAACTCTTCGTCGTCGACGACGGCTGGTTCACCGGACGCGACGACGACACCGGCGGCCTCGGCGACTGGTACCCGGACCCGAAGGCGTTCCCGGAGGGCTTCGACCGGTTCGTGGCGGACGTGCGCGCCCTCGGACTGGACTTCGGCCTGTGGGTGGAGCCCGAGGCGGTCAGCCCGGGCAGCCGCCTGCACGCCGAACACCCCGAGTGGGTGTACCGCATCGAGGACCGCCCCGCCCGCCTGGTCCGCAACCAGCTCCTGCTGGACCTCGGCCGCGCGGACGTGCAGGAATTCGTCACCGGCACCCTCGACCGGCTGCTGACGGCCTACGACATCAGCTACCTCAAGTGGGACATGAACCGCCCGCCCACCGAACGCGGCCGCCCCGGCTCCGGCCCCGCCGACCGGCTCGACCTGGACGCCGCGCACGTCACCGGATACCTCCGCGTCCTCGATCACCTCCGCACGGCTCACCCGCACGTCACCGTCGAGGGCTGCGCGGGCGGCGGCGGACGCGTCGACCACGCCACCCTCGCCCGCACCGACGTCGTCTGGCCCAGCGACAACACCGCCCCCCTGGACCGGCTGCGGATCCAGTTCGGCTTCCTGCACGCCCACGCCCCGCACGTCATGAGCTCCTGGGTCACCGACGCGCCCGGTCTGTTCGACCCGCGCCCGCGCAGCCTCGCCTTCCGCTTCGTCACCGCCCTGTGCGGCGTGCTCGGCATCGGCGCGGACCTGCGCACCTGGGGCCCGGAGCAACGCGCGGAAGCGGCCCGGTGGATCGCCCGCTACAAGGAGGTGCGGGACGTCGTCCACCACGGGGAGGCCCGCCTCCTGGCCACGCCGGACGACCCTGCCTGCGGCATCCAGTACGACGCCCCGGACGGGGACCGCACCGTCGTCGCCGCGTTCGGCACCGGACGGCTCGACGGCGCCCCGCTCGTCCCCGGCCGCCCGGCCAGGCTGCGGCTGCGCGCCCTCGATCCCCACGCCCGCTACCGCGACACACGCACCGGCACCACGTACGGCGGAGCCCATCTGCTCCACTACGGTCTGCCGTTCGCGTGGAGCGCCGGCCACGACGCCGAACTGGTGGTCCTGACACGGCACTAG
- a CDS encoding SMP-30/gluconolactonase/LRE family protein, whose protein sequence is MTGVLRPSRPDRLELGEGIRHADGRIVLVDLLAGRLLTAPADDPAAPLRTLAELPHPVGAVAPVAGRPGHWIAAAGTGICLLDPDGSARWLAHPEGEGMRMNDAVADPAGRFWAGSMSYGADPDAGSLHRVDHDGTVHRVLDGITVPNGPAFTADGRHMYLADSARGVVRRHPVDPVTGTLGTPEEFVRIEDGSPDGMTVDAEGGVWIAVWGTGTVRRHLPDGRLDTTLRLPARRPAGVCLEGHTLHITSARLGLDDPGPHDGALFSTRVAVPGTPAAPYRPTPSLLAEPA, encoded by the coding sequence GTGACCGGCGTCCTGCGGCCCTCCCGCCCCGACCGGCTGGAACTCGGCGAGGGCATCCGGCACGCCGACGGCCGCATCGTCCTGGTCGACCTCCTCGCCGGCCGCCTGCTCACCGCCCCGGCCGACGACCCCGCGGCCCCGCTGCGCACCCTGGCCGAACTGCCCCACCCGGTGGGTGCCGTGGCCCCCGTGGCCGGCCGCCCGGGCCACTGGATCGCCGCGGCGGGCACCGGCATCTGCCTGCTCGACCCCGACGGCTCGGCCCGCTGGCTGGCACACCCGGAGGGCGAGGGCATGCGCATGAACGACGCCGTCGCCGACCCGGCCGGCCGCTTCTGGGCAGGCAGCATGTCCTACGGCGCCGACCCGGACGCGGGCTCCCTCCACCGCGTGGACCACGACGGCACGGTGCACCGGGTGCTGGACGGCATCACCGTCCCCAACGGACCCGCCTTCACGGCCGACGGCCGCCACATGTACCTGGCCGACAGCGCCCGCGGCGTCGTCCGGCGCCACCCGGTCGACCCCGTGACCGGCACGCTCGGCACTCCGGAGGAGTTCGTGCGGATCGAGGACGGCAGCCCGGACGGCATGACGGTCGACGCCGAGGGCGGGGTCTGGATCGCGGTCTGGGGCACCGGCACCGTCCGCCGCCACCTCCCGGACGGACGCCTCGACACCACGCTGCGCCTGCCGGCCCGCCGGCCCGCCGGAGTGTGCCTCGAAGGCCACACCCTCCACATCACCTCGGCGCGCCTGGGCCTCGACGACCCGGGCCCGCACGACGGAGCCCTGTTCAGCACCCGTGTCGCCGTCCCCGGCACACCGGCCGCCCCCTACCGGCCCACGCCCTCCCTCCTCGCGGAGCCGGCATGA
- a CDS encoding erythromycin esterase family protein, producing MPDDIARWLTEHAHPLGSLTPGAPTQDLKPLGEALHRTRVVGLGESTHGTAEFFRLKHRIVDFLVREEGFTTLALEASQSAGRALDAYVRHGIGDPEHLVGKLGFWTWRTREMVDLIEWLRAHNRDLPEERRVRFVGTDPQRCADSVEAVTAFLRRAAPERVGDAHALDVLAHARPSSLPDPRQALMRQAEEIVRLVEHHRERSGPGEGADDALEHARVLVRAADLVTHPFDPFAGEDSVFAARDRYLADAVTRLLDDDPGARVMIWAHNGHIAKSTYGEGIPALGSRLRERYGDAYYALALFFGKGAFLARRGDDLHGSPVRHRVGTGIRSIEARLADAVRGDYYADLRTGPAPWLDSPQAQRSFGANVPRFVYRFHTAPLVPARDYDGFAFVARSTCPHPLPGTED from the coding sequence GTGCCCGACGACATTGCCCGCTGGCTGACCGAGCACGCCCACCCCCTGGGGTCGCTGACGCCCGGCGCGCCGACCCAGGACCTGAAGCCGCTGGGCGAGGCCCTGCACCGGACACGCGTCGTCGGCCTCGGTGAATCCACCCACGGCACCGCCGAGTTCTTCCGGCTCAAGCACCGCATCGTGGATTTCCTGGTGCGCGAGGAGGGATTCACCACGCTCGCCCTGGAGGCCAGCCAGTCCGCCGGCCGTGCCCTCGACGCCTACGTACGGCACGGCATCGGCGATCCCGAACACCTCGTCGGAAAGCTGGGCTTCTGGACCTGGCGCACCCGGGAAATGGTCGACCTGATCGAGTGGCTGCGCGCCCACAACCGCGACCTGCCCGAGGAACGCCGGGTCCGCTTCGTCGGAACGGACCCCCAGCGCTGCGCCGACTCCGTCGAGGCGGTCACCGCCTTCCTGCGACGGGCGGCACCCGAGCGCGTCGGGGACGCCCACGCCCTCGACGTGCTCGCCCACGCCCGCCCCTCCTCGCTGCCCGACCCGCGGCAGGCGTTGATGCGCCAGGCCGAGGAGATCGTCCGCCTCGTCGAGCACCACCGCGAGCGCTCCGGGCCCGGCGAGGGAGCCGACGACGCTCTGGAGCACGCGCGCGTGCTGGTGCGCGCCGCCGACCTGGTGACCCACCCCTTCGACCCCTTCGCCGGCGAGGACAGCGTCTTCGCCGCACGGGATCGCTACCTGGCCGACGCCGTCACGCGCCTCCTGGACGACGACCCAGGAGCGCGGGTCATGATCTGGGCGCACAACGGCCATATCGCCAAGAGCACCTACGGGGAGGGCATTCCGGCCCTCGGCAGCCGACTCCGCGAACGGTACGGCGACGCCTACTACGCCCTGGCACTCTTCTTCGGCAAGGGGGCTTTCCTCGCCCGGCGCGGCGACGACCTCCATGGCTCGCCAGTGCGGCACCGGGTCGGCACCGGCATCCGCAGCATCGAGGCGCGACTCGCGGACGCCGTACGCGGTGACTACTACGCCGACCTGAGGACCGGGCCGGCACCGTGGCTCGACAGTCCGCAGGCGCAGCGCAGTTTCGGCGCGAACGTCCCCCGCTTCGTGTACCGCTTCCACACGGCGCCGCTCGTTCCGGCCCGGGACTACGACGGCTTCGCGTTCGTCGCGCGCTCCACCTGCCCCCACCCGCTGCCCGGCACGGAGGACTGA
- a CDS encoding SDR family NAD(P)-dependent oxidoreductase, whose product MDQPARRHGTRYHGRTAVVTGAASGIGAATAERLAREGAAVVLADVAAPAGEAVAARITEAGGRAAFVRADVSAEADWERVLDVAHAFGPVDLLVGNAYTVDVAPAHELTLDSWQRQLSVNVTGSFLGFRAVLPDLRERQGAVVLTSSVHAHAGIPGHPAYAASKGALLSLCGQLAVEYGPEVRVNAVLPGPILTAAWDRVPAEERERSVAGTAARRFGTPGEVAAAIAFLGSDDASFITGSHLLVDGGWSVVKASA is encoded by the coding sequence ATGGACCAGCCAGCACGACGTCACGGCACCCGCTACCACGGCCGCACCGCCGTGGTGACCGGAGCCGCCTCCGGCATCGGAGCCGCCACGGCCGAACGCCTGGCGCGGGAAGGAGCCGCCGTCGTGCTCGCCGACGTCGCCGCACCGGCCGGTGAGGCCGTCGCCGCCCGCATCACGGAGGCAGGCGGCCGGGCGGCGTTCGTACGCGCCGACGTCTCCGCCGAGGCCGACTGGGAGCGTGTGCTGGACGTCGCGCACGCCTTCGGCCCGGTCGACCTCCTGGTCGGCAACGCCTACACCGTCGACGTCGCCCCCGCGCACGAACTCACCCTCGACTCCTGGCAGCGGCAGCTGTCCGTCAACGTCACCGGCAGCTTCCTGGGCTTCCGAGCCGTCCTGCCCGACCTGCGGGAACGGCAGGGCGCGGTGGTGCTGACCTCCTCCGTCCACGCCCACGCCGGCATCCCCGGCCACCCCGCCTACGCCGCCTCGAAGGGCGCGCTGCTCTCCCTGTGCGGGCAGCTCGCCGTGGAGTACGGACCCGAGGTGCGTGTCAACGCAGTACTGCCCGGACCGATCCTCACGGCGGCGTGGGACAGGGTCCCCGCCGAGGAGCGCGAACGGAGCGTCGCCGGGACCGCCGCACGCCGCTTCGGCACCCCCGGGGAGGTCGCCGCCGCCATCGCGTTCCTCGGCAGCGACGACGCCTCCTTCATCACCGGCTCGCACCTCCTGGTCGACGGCGGGTGGAGCGTCGTCAAGGCCTCCGCATGA
- a CDS encoding sugar kinase, which yields MTDTPLPAEGRVVCVGETMAALTPDPPEPLEHADRLRLAVAGAESNVAMYLAGHGIPAVWLSAVGDDPLGRRVLAAVASAGVDVSYVRTDPRRPTGLMVKDPGPDGTRVHYYRSRSAASALGPDLLDREPVSTARLLHFTGITPALSASCRALMARALDTPSDARPYAISFDVNHRAALWPDGTAAPVLQRLANRADIVFVGLDEAQTLWGADLTTEDVRTLLPGPGTVVIKDGARSATAFTADGPATVPALRTTVVEPVGAGDAFAAGFLAGLLRGEPLTRALRRGHITAVSALKVTGDHGPLPPPVETEHLLTLPDTAWRSLTR from the coding sequence ATGACCGACACCCCGCTGCCCGCCGAGGGCCGAGTGGTCTGCGTGGGCGAGACCATGGCCGCCCTGACCCCCGACCCGCCCGAGCCCCTGGAACACGCCGACCGGCTGAGGCTCGCCGTGGCCGGAGCGGAGTCCAACGTCGCCATGTACCTCGCCGGCCACGGCATTCCGGCCGTATGGCTCTCCGCGGTCGGCGACGACCCCCTGGGCCGCCGCGTCCTCGCCGCCGTGGCCTCCGCGGGCGTCGACGTCTCGTACGTACGGACCGACCCCCGGCGCCCGACCGGTCTGATGGTGAAGGACCCCGGCCCCGACGGCACCCGCGTCCACTACTACCGGTCCCGCTCGGCCGCCTCGGCCCTCGGCCCCGACCTGCTCGACCGGGAACCGGTGAGCACCGCCCGGCTGCTGCACTTCACCGGCATCACCCCCGCCCTCTCCGCGTCCTGCCGCGCCCTCATGGCCCGGGCCCTCGACACGCCCTCCGACGCCCGCCCCTACGCCATCAGCTTCGACGTCAACCACCGCGCCGCCCTGTGGCCGGACGGCACGGCCGCACCCGTCCTCCAGCGCCTGGCGAACCGGGCGGACATCGTCTTCGTCGGCCTGGACGAGGCACAGACACTGTGGGGCGCGGACCTCACCACCGAGGACGTACGGACCCTGCTGCCCGGCCCGGGGACCGTCGTAATCAAGGACGGCGCCAGGTCCGCCACGGCCTTCACGGCCGACGGCCCGGCCACGGTCCCCGCACTCCGCACGACGGTGGTGGAACCCGTGGGCGCCGGCGACGCGTTCGCGGCCGGCTTCCTGGCGGGCCTCCTGCGCGGCGAGCCGCTGACGCGCGCCCTGCGCCGCGGCCACATCACCGCGGTCTCGGCCCTCAAGGTCACCGGCGACCACGGACCACTGCCACCCCCGGTGGAGACGGAACACCTGCTCACCCTGCCGGACACGGCGTGGAGGTCACTCACCCGCTGA
- a CDS encoding FadR/GntR family transcriptional regulator, translating into MTPYARRGVHGQTVEALARRILGGEIPEGATLDLVALQSELDVSLTALRESLKVLAAKGMVDARQKRGTFVRARGDWNLLDADVLRWQFEGGRTTEADRALLRNLAEVRAIIEPAAVRLAAERRTADDLAALDDALGAMGEDDSDAGHAVEADLAFHRALLKSTHNELLERMEMVIESGLAHRDRIVHSSPHGENPVPAHRAVLDAVREQDPDAAEAAMRALLDQAGRDLERVDGDDETKGPGPQ; encoded by the coding sequence ATGACGCCCTACGCCCGTCGTGGTGTGCACGGCCAGACCGTGGAAGCCCTGGCCCGCCGTATCCTGGGTGGGGAGATCCCCGAAGGCGCCACGCTCGACCTGGTGGCACTGCAGAGCGAACTCGACGTCAGCCTCACCGCGTTGCGTGAGTCGCTGAAGGTCCTCGCCGCCAAGGGAATGGTCGACGCCCGCCAGAAGCGCGGCACCTTCGTGCGGGCGCGCGGCGACTGGAACCTTCTCGACGCCGACGTGCTGCGCTGGCAGTTCGAGGGCGGCCGGACCACGGAGGCCGACCGCGCGCTGCTGCGCAACCTCGCCGAGGTGCGCGCCATCATCGAACCGGCCGCCGTCCGGCTCGCCGCCGAGCGGCGCACCGCCGACGACCTCGCCGCCCTGGACGACGCCCTGGGGGCGATGGGGGAGGACGACAGCGACGCCGGCCACGCCGTGGAGGCCGACCTCGCCTTCCACCGGGCCCTGCTGAAGTCCACCCACAACGAACTGCTCGAACGCATGGAGATGGTCATCGAGTCGGGCCTCGCCCACCGCGACCGGATCGTGCACAGCTCCCCGCACGGCGAGAACCCCGTGCCGGCCCACCGGGCCGTCCTGGACGCCGTGCGCGAGCAGGACCCCGACGCCGCCGAGGCCGCCATGCGGGCCCTGCTCGACCAGGCCGGCCGCGACCTGGAACGCGTCGACGGCGACGACGAGACGAAAGGCCCCGGCCCGCAGTGA
- a CDS encoding carbohydrate ABC transporter permease: protein MAVLTPTKSTSPAPAPPRGKRGRGAARRTPPLVLAFVLIPLLAEALWVFWPALQGFYLALTDWDGVSAPTFVGLDNFREMAGDDTFRSATWHTVLWLVLFGGLSAVLGLATALLLQQERRGIGFYRAALFLPVVFSLVATALVWQAIYQPDGVLNQVLSSVGLDSLRHAWLADQDTALYAVIVPALWRQIGYVMVLYLAGLKGIDPALYEAAKVDGAGPWQRFRHVTLPQLRSVNAVVLSVIVIDSLRSFDVVWSLTRGGPYHSSELLSTYMYSTAFQSLRLGYGSALAVVIFVLAFGVIASYLVRAFREAD from the coding sequence GTGGCCGTGCTGACCCCGACCAAGAGCACCTCCCCGGCCCCCGCGCCGCCCCGCGGCAAGCGGGGCCGGGGGGCCGCCCGCCGCACACCCCCGCTGGTGCTCGCCTTCGTCCTGATCCCGCTGCTCGCCGAGGCCCTGTGGGTGTTCTGGCCCGCGCTCCAGGGCTTCTACCTGGCCCTGACCGACTGGGACGGCGTGTCCGCGCCCACCTTCGTCGGCCTGGACAACTTCCGGGAGATGGCGGGCGACGACACCTTCCGCAGCGCGACCTGGCACACCGTGCTCTGGCTGGTCCTCTTCGGCGGACTGTCCGCGGTCCTGGGCCTGGCCACCGCGCTGCTGCTCCAGCAGGAGCGCCGCGGCATCGGCTTCTACCGGGCCGCCCTGTTCCTGCCCGTGGTCTTCTCCCTGGTCGCCACCGCCCTCGTCTGGCAGGCGATCTACCAGCCCGACGGCGTCCTCAACCAGGTCCTCTCGTCGGTGGGACTGGACAGTCTGCGCCACGCCTGGCTCGCCGACCAGGACACCGCCCTCTACGCGGTGATCGTGCCCGCCCTCTGGCGCCAGATCGGTTACGTGATGGTGCTGTACCTGGCCGGTCTCAAGGGCATCGACCCCGCCCTGTACGAGGCCGCCAAGGTCGACGGCGCCGGCCCCTGGCAGCGCTTCCGGCACGTCACCCTGCCCCAGCTGCGCAGCGTCAACGCCGTCGTCCTGTCCGTCATCGTCATCGACTCGCTGCGTTCCTTCGACGTCGTGTGGTCGCTGACCCGCGGCGGCCCCTACCACTCGTCCGAGCTGCTGAGCACCTACATGTACTCCACCGCCTTCCAGTCCCTGCGCCTCGGCTACGGATCCGCCCTGGCCGTCGTCATCTTCGTCCTCGCCTTCGGCGTCATCGCCTCCTATCTCGTCCGCGCCTTCCGGGAGGCCGACTGA
- a CDS encoding carbohydrate ABC transporter permease, with the protein MATPPTPSAPLRRRAATAGFHLGAGTLAVLWLLPIALVLVTSARTFDDIAAHGLGSWPHSFTLDNFTQAWVDGGQQRALINSLLVTIPAVLATLALAAMAAFALSRYELPFRRSVLLLMLGGNLLPPQILLIPVSKLSEMMGVYDTLPALIGVQIGFGVGFYVFVLHGFMRAIPAEIQQAAVVDGAGPWQIFWRIILPLTRPALAALSALSFTWIFNDLLWAITVLRSDTKMPITAALIGLQGQYVSMWNVIAAGSVIAAAPTVAVFLRFQRHFVAGLNLGAVK; encoded by the coding sequence ATGGCGACCCCACCCACCCCGTCGGCGCCGCTGCGCCGGCGTGCCGCCACCGCCGGGTTCCACCTCGGCGCGGGAACACTGGCCGTGCTGTGGCTGCTGCCCATCGCCCTGGTCCTGGTGACCAGCGCGCGCACCTTCGACGACATCGCCGCCCACGGCTTGGGCAGTTGGCCGCACTCCTTCACCCTCGACAACTTCACCCAGGCCTGGGTCGACGGCGGCCAGCAGCGCGCGCTGATCAACAGCCTGCTGGTCACGATCCCGGCCGTGCTGGCGACCCTGGCACTCGCCGCCATGGCCGCCTTCGCCCTCAGCCGTTACGAACTGCCCTTCAGGCGATCGGTGTTGCTGCTCATGCTCGGCGGCAACCTGCTCCCGCCGCAGATCCTGCTCATCCCGGTGTCCAAGCTCAGCGAAATGATGGGCGTCTACGACACCCTGCCCGCCCTGATCGGCGTGCAGATCGGCTTCGGTGTCGGCTTCTACGTCTTCGTCCTGCACGGTTTCATGCGTGCCATACCCGCAGAGATCCAGCAGGCGGCCGTCGTCGACGGCGCCGGGCCCTGGCAGATCTTCTGGCGGATCATCCTGCCGCTCACCCGCCCCGCCCTGGCCGCCCTCAGCGCCCTGTCCTTCACCTGGATCTTCAACGACCTGCTGTGGGCCATCACGGTGCTGCGCAGCGACACCAAGATGCCCATCACCGCCGCCCTCATCGGACTCCAGGGCCAGTACGTCTCCATGTGGAACGTCATCGCCGCCGGATCCGTCATCGCCGCCGCGCCCACCGTCGCCGTGTTCCTGCGCTTCCAGCGGCACTTCGTGGCCGGCCTCAACCTCGGAGCGGTCAAGTGA
- the dgoD gene encoding galactonate dehydratase, with protein MKIARIETFLVPPRWLFCRVETDDGLVGWGEPVVEGRAEVVRSAVDVLSEHLLGQDPLRIQDHWQVLTKGGFYRGGPVLSSAVAGLDQALWDIAGQAYGAPVHALLGGPVRDTVRVYAWVGGDEPAGLREQISAQVEAGFTAVKMNAAGATSPLTTAAETAAVVARVAAAREVLGPDRDVAVDFHGRFTAAAARRVLTELAALHPLFVEEPVVPEQSHLLPGLVAASPVPLATGERLYSRGEFLPVLNAGVAVAQPDLSHAGGISEVHRIATLAETYGALLAPHCPLGPIALAASLQVAFATPNFLIQEQSRGIHYNKDADLLSYVVDPEPFRFVAGNALRGDRPGLGVSVDEAAVRAADRAGHAWRNPVWRHADGSFAEW; from the coding sequence GTGAAGATCGCCCGCATAGAAACGTTCCTGGTCCCGCCGCGCTGGCTGTTCTGCCGGGTGGAGACCGACGACGGACTCGTCGGCTGGGGCGAGCCCGTCGTCGAGGGCCGCGCCGAGGTGGTGCGCAGCGCCGTCGACGTCCTGTCCGAACACCTCCTCGGCCAGGATCCGCTGCGCATCCAGGACCACTGGCAGGTGCTGACCAAGGGCGGCTTCTACCGCGGCGGTCCGGTGCTCTCCAGCGCCGTAGCCGGACTCGACCAGGCCCTGTGGGACATCGCCGGCCAGGCCTACGGCGCCCCCGTGCACGCCCTGCTGGGCGGCCCCGTCCGGGACACCGTCCGGGTCTACGCCTGGGTGGGCGGCGACGAACCGGCCGGGCTGCGTGAGCAGATCAGCGCCCAGGTCGAGGCCGGTTTCACGGCGGTGAAGATGAACGCCGCAGGCGCCACCTCCCCGCTCACGACCGCCGCCGAGACCGCGGCCGTGGTCGCCCGGGTGGCCGCCGCCCGCGAGGTCCTGGGTCCGGACCGCGATGTCGCCGTCGACTTCCACGGCCGCTTCACCGCGGCGGCGGCCCGCCGCGTCCTCACCGAACTCGCAGCCCTGCACCCGCTGTTCGTCGAGGAGCCCGTCGTCCCCGAACAGAGCCACCTGCTGCCCGGCCTGGTCGCCGCGAGCCCGGTGCCGCTGGCCACCGGCGAACGTCTCTACTCCCGCGGGGAGTTCCTGCCCGTCCTGAACGCCGGGGTCGCCGTCGCCCAGCCCGACCTCTCCCACGCGGGCGGCATATCCGAGGTGCACCGCATCGCGACCCTCGCGGAAACCTACGGCGCCCTGCTCGCCCCGCACTGTCCGCTCGGCCCGATCGCCCTGGCCGCAAGTCTCCAGGTCGCCTTCGCCACACCGAACTTCCTCATCCAGGAGCAGAGCCGGGGCATCCACTACAACAAGGACGCCGACCTCCTGTCGTACGTCGTCGACCCCGAGCCCTTCCGTTTCGTCGCCGGGAACGCCCTGCGCGGCGACCGCCCCGGCCTCGGCGTGAGCGTCGACGAGGCCGCCGTACGCGCCGCCGACCGCGCCGGACACGCCTGGCGCAACCCCGTGTGGCGTCACGCGGACGGCTCCTTCGCGGAGTGGTGA
- a CDS encoding bifunctional 4-hydroxy-2-oxoglutarate aldolase/2-dehydro-3-deoxy-phosphogluconate aldolase, with protein MELQAALATHRLVAIVRGSDADAALDTVLTLAEEGVELIEVSLTGADALTVIARARAALGAARPLGAGTVLTAADARAARDAGADFLVTPALGEAVGTARELELPVLAGVFTPTEIVAARSLGATALKIFPAAQAGGPAYLAALRGPFPHEPLVPVGGVDEEAARAYLAAGATAVGVGSPLVGDAADGGSLTALRTRARAFTAAVREATR; from the coding sequence GTGGAACTCCAGGCCGCACTGGCCACCCACCGTCTGGTCGCCATCGTGCGCGGCAGTGACGCCGACGCGGCGCTGGACACGGTCCTGACGCTGGCGGAGGAAGGCGTCGAACTGATCGAGGTGTCACTCACCGGGGCCGACGCCCTGACCGTGATAGCGCGCGCCCGCGCCGCACTGGGCGCCGCCCGCCCCCTGGGTGCCGGCACCGTTCTCACCGCCGCCGACGCCCGCGCCGCCCGTGACGCGGGCGCCGACTTCCTCGTCACCCCCGCCCTCGGTGAGGCGGTCGGCACCGCTCGCGAACTTGAACTGCCCGTACTCGCAGGTGTGTTCACCCCGACCGAGATCGTCGCCGCCCGTTCGCTCGGCGCTACGGCGCTGAAGATCTTCCCCGCGGCCCAGGCCGGGGGACCGGCCTACCTCGCGGCACTGCGCGGTCCCTTCCCGCACGAGCCGCTCGTCCCGGTGGGCGGCGTCGACGAGGAGGCCGCGCGCGCCTACCTGGCCGCCGGTGCCACCGCCGTCGGCGTCGGCTCACCCCTGGTCGGCGACGCGGCCGACGGCGGAAGCCTCACGGCCCTGCGCACCCGCGCCCGCGCGTTCACCGCCGCCGTACGGGAGGCCACCCGGTGA